From the Hoplias malabaricus isolate fHopMal1 chromosome 6, fHopMal1.hap1, whole genome shotgun sequence genome, the window GGATTATAAAGCAACATGCTCAGGGCTCTGTTAGTAGCATTAGGTGGAGCAGCGGCAACATGAAAACCAGCAAGTTCCAGGCCGAGGATCAGGACTGAAGGCTATGGTACACAGCCTCATCTCTGAGACTATAGAGACGTTGGCAAAGGTAAAAATCCCAGTGTGTCTCACCCAAATTCTGTGTAACATTATCAAACCCATTTCAACACTGCCACATTTGTTCTAGGAGTTAGAATAAATGAGCATTTTGGCTGGGTGACAAGCTCTTTAATTCATTTCCAAATCTATGCCTTCATCTGAATGACTTGCCAAAGCCCACGTTAAATCAATAGTATTAATGATGGTAAGTGAAATCAGTGGGTTACATTTCAATTCATTACGTCAACAGGAAGTTTTATAGTTTCATAAGACCTGTTTTGAAATGTGACTCAACCATTTAAGCTCCATGGAAAGCGTGTAAAAGGTAAGTGTGAAAGAAGGGAAATGTTAGATGAACAAACAGATCTATGAACCTGTCTTCAAATTTTTTATCCTCAGGCTGAAATCTGTTAACCTACATACCCTAGCTGAAATCTCTATTCCTCTACTGTGGTTAGACCAGTTATTCTCACCTGGGCTGTTACGCTCCAGCAGGTACCAGCGATAGAAGGCCCTGCGCTTGGAGTCACTCATCTCCAGACCCTGCTGCAGTAGCCACTGAGAGATGTAGCTTTGGCTAATACCTATAAAACACAATACAGCAAGAAATAAGTTTGTAAAGACGTTTTTCCCTTACACATTTTACATGAATATTTGGAAAGATATTTGCTGTAACTAGGTACTGTGTAACACTGTCTTTGATGTTAAAGTCATTATGGCATTGTTTGCCAGAGGGAGTTGGTCTACTTACCTGTGACTTGCCCAACAATAGCCTGAGAAATTCTCCTATTATTGAGAAAAGCCTTTATCTCCTCCTTTACCAGGTTACTGTCCCTCCTAAAATCCAAAACACACGAGTGTGTTCTTAATTACAACAATGACACATGGAGGATAACGTCACATACCATGTTCGCAATCTAGTATGTGTTTTAAGTTCACAACATAGTAGTAGTGAAATAACTTACTATGACATATGATATGATAAATGTACTATGGATACCAGTATTTTCAAACTGATAAGGCTGATGACACATTGTGTTATCCATGAcaccacagacagacacacaaacacatatcgTTTTAATTGTCCAATTGAAATCAATCATTAACAGGCCCCCACAAATTACTCTGACTGTTTTTCCTGAAGTagttatatattatgtatattttgttttgtggtgtcacgacaaaaacacaaaaaaaacgcCCATCTCCAAAATTAATTTTCAGTGGAAAcccatgtaaaaatatttaagaggttcaattttttttaatcacttgAAAAATGATATTACAAAAGGCATTCAGTGCTtccatgtaaaaaaaatgctaaGATAATGCcttaacaaaaacacaacaataagaaaaatcacacattaataACAATCAAAAGATGCTTACCCCACGTTACACCCTGCCATAAACACTCCCTGTCAAATGTGAGTGTATAGAGTGGAACATAATGTGGTTAACCTGTCTGCTGTAAGAAATGACATATAAGGCTTCAAAATCTTATCAAATATATAAAGTTTGTCCTTCAACATAAACCTAATTTACGCCAAATATAAAGTATTTGTCATTTCTGCAACCCATTGTCTAAATAGAGGCACTTGAACTTTTTTCCACAGATTAACAAGACGGGTCTTAGCAACAATTAAGCTATAAGAAACAAGCCACTCCTGGGCTACAGGAAATTCTAAAACGTCTTCTGATCTACCAAATATAATAAAGACTGCCCCATGGCACCAGCTGTACTTTAAGCAAatcagacagtgtgtgtgtatatatatatgtgtgtgtatgtgtgtgtgtgtgtgtttaataaaacagaattttttttaatacaatattaGCTTTTCAATATTATGTTCACTTTACCGGTTACTGCATCATTCCTGCATGAAACCGTTTAAGGATTCTGTATTTTTAATGGTTAAAATGTTTGTCCATGCCCAAAATATCACATATAATGCATGGTGAATATTGCAGTGAATATCTAGATAGAGCTCCTATTACAAAAAGCAGTACCTAATACGAGTGACAACAACTGCTAAGTCTTGTCAACTATACTTACTTTCATCTCCAACTTCCAAAGACTTTTTGAAACTGTGATCATCACACAATGCGCAAAGGCAACATGTCTTTTAGGCAGGACAACTTGAAATCTGCTGAAGAGCTTTAACCCATCCTATCAAAACCAGCTGTCTCACTACTCCTCCCGGTCCACCTGACCCACTTAAAAAAGGCCTGTTATTCTCTGAAAATTACGCGGCTTCTCCAGGGACATTCACAGACATTATCTGGTGTTAAATTAATCAGGGCCTCTCTCTGACTTTTAAGCCAATACTGGCAAAAAATAGGATAACACAACGCAGTCTTATACCTCATGTATTCCTCCACCTTCTCTTCAAGATCCCAGTCTTCTTCTGCCATGTCATAACTGAATGACCTCTGAACTCCACTGGGAGGGTAGAGGGGTGGAGGTGAAGCATCATAGCTGTTGCTTGGCGAGAGAGCAGCATCCAGGACAGGAGTTTGTGTGGTCGCTGAGGTGAGAGAAGAAgatgaggaagaagaggaagggGCAGCCGGGGCTGCAGAGGTAGGAGCAGTAGGTGGGGCTGAGTGATTGTCACAGCAAGTGGCACGGTGGTCCGGATCCAGTCTCTCTAGAGACTCCAATGCTTGGATGATCTGAGGCTTGGTCAACCCAGAGAGTCTCAGTCGCTGCAGCAGGTCGATCTGTTCAATCGTGTAACGTGGCTCCACATCACAACACTCCATCCTGGCATCTATAATGAAAACACAATAGATACACTTCTGTCTATGTATTTTAAGTATTTTCTAAGTATGTTAAGTTCATTCGCATCATGCTTCCCACAGCAGACACAAAAGCAACTGTATCTGTAATGGACAAAACAGGCCATCAGCTGGGTTAATTCTGGGCCACAGCATCTAATTACCAAATGAGTCCAATATGTGCATTGAATGAAAAGGAATTCTAATCTGCAGTGCTGTGGCCCAGAAAAGAATCCAGTTTGACATTTCTGCTAAGGATATCAGTAGCAGGAAATACTCTCCAAGAACATggagaagaaaaacagaaataaaaccaTCCTCCCCTGGTGGACCAGACACCAAATGCCAAACAGAAATCTGCTCCAAGTTGAGACTGAATGTTGTTCTGACTCATATCATAAAATCTACATATATCCCAAAATCACACTGGGTGATTTTAACATGAAAGCAAAAGAAAACCTTCACTAGTCCACTACAAGTACATTAAAACATGTATTCAGTTTGAATATCtactttatttataaagtatCTACTTAATTTatactttgtttatttatttatttatttttcagggCCAAAAGAATTGCATAAAACTATGTGGAATtagatctttttacattcactacATTAAAGTTCTGAACATATTTTTGTTCTCTTGTATAAATGTTGTTTTGAAGATGTGGTGTTTTACCCTGATAATGGCAAAGAATGGCAAGTGAATAAAgcaaaacatattaaaaaagtAGAAATATGGGAAATCCGTGCTGAGTTTTGGACCACTCCCCACCTCTAACAGCACTAAAAATACACATGACAGCACATCATACcagataatgataataatacagAATGAAGCTGTGCATATGTATTCAGTCCaggagaagtttttttttttttcctttgaaaAGCCCCCCTGGGAGAGTGGATGTGTTTGAGGTGAAGCCCACCTGAGAGCTGGGGTGAGGGTCTGCCAGAGGGGAGCGGCTCTGCGCGCGGAGCCACAGCGGCGAGGCTCCACTGCCGCATGATCGACGACTCTCCAACACACGGGCCGAGGGACGTCTGACACGGagacaaaaaaatactaaattaCCCAAACATTTACCTCAAAAACGGTACAGATCTGTTTCCACAGTTCCCAAGAGAACCGCGAAAGCAAATCCAACTCCCTGGACTTACACCCAAAGACAGTCCGCCATTATGTATTAATGTCTAAACGTATACACAAGTGTGACTTTGATTTCCAttcgtgtttatgtgagtgtgtgttttttgctgCAGTTTTTAGCTCACGGTAGCTCTGTAGCGTTAGCGGGCTAGCACTTAggctttgttttggtttttctctgtttcttttcaCACTCTGAATGACTATTCCAGGACAGGACCTTAACAGCAGAAAACACGAAACCGTAAACTCGTGTAATAAAGTGTGAAAACTCGGCGGAGTTTAAAGATTTCGATACAAGGCTGCAGCGGATTTTAAGACACACTTTTTATGACTGCGGTTGTGAAATGGAAGCTGTCTAGCACAGCCCCGGATAAATAGCCGAAGGAGTTTTGAGGTGACTGCAGTAAGCGGGTCAATAATGCTAATAACGGCGTCTTACCGCCTTCAGCTCCCCGCGCCGCGACCAGCGCTCTGCAGCCGGAGAGAGGCGCCTGAAGGCCGGCTGAACAGTGTCTCCTCCCCGCGGGGTGAACGCTCCACCCGCCGCAATTCCAACCGCTCCGAGAGGCTAATGAAGGCGATCCGGGGAAGGGTCACATTGTCCGGGATGCTGCGGTGTAATCACTCGGTCATACGGCGAGCCCTCCCAGCCTCACTGACCCCTCACCCGGCCACCAGCTCACACAACAACTGGGTCCTTCGCAGCGAAAATTAAAGAGCTACGCGACTGAAATGACAGACCTAACACAAACCCACTTCCACTCCCCGGTTAGGCGCTCTTAAAATGTGTTCAGAGTTTAGACTCACTCTAAAGTGACACATTAAAACTCGAAAGGGATGACATATTGGGAAAAGTAATTTCGGGTATTTTGGGGGTAaatcataacattaaaattgtCTGACACTTTTAAAAGTGACCCATTTTGAATATCAATTGTTTTGATTTATATCCCCAAAGCTAATACTTATTATAAGGCAATATACGTTTAGACTCCGCCATTTTCCCCgagaagttataaggagtgtttcagcctAGATTAATTTGTACTCCAGTCACACAGGCAGTCCAGAAGAATAAATTATTGTATCCATCTCGATATTGTTTACAACAGACTGCTATTATAATATGACTATTTTGTaacattgatttttttgttccccTTAAAACTAAGCAGCATGTTTTTGTTACTGTGACTTTAAGTTTGATACAAATTAGGTGTTTCTGATTAGCAAAACTTTTTCAGTAGTGTTTGGGAGGAAAAGTGcatatacttaaaaaaaaaaagacatactAATTTTTCCAAAATTTAACACAGTGCCCTGGGGCCTTAAGAGAATGTCTGTGACAAGCTtagatcaaaataccacaagggtcATACAACACAgccctgttttctctctgtctaaacagccctgttcagaacgacagatttcagcacctgttcttttaaatgagaatgagccaaaGTTCAGTTAAGTGCAACAGTTCAGGTGTGATGAATGAAGATGATGCtctcatttataaaaaaaattattttggtaCTCTTCTACAGTCTTGTTTTGTCTTATTTAGTCAACACTCTAATTTCTGTGTGCTTGCTGTATTTGCACTCAGTGTACattgcagcacaaaatcaaagCATTTTGTCCATTGTTTTCTTAATTAAGCAGACCACAAAAAATACTGCGCTGGTTTATTTCAAAGTTTGGGGTTTTCTAGGCTCCAGATAATCAAGAAacaaatgcatatatatatatatatatatatatatatatatatatatatatatatatatatatatatatatatgtatatatatgtatgtataaaaCGTCCTGAAACACACCTTGCTGGGTACCCCAGAGCCAAGACTTGATGGAAATaacaaaaattaattcattcattgtctgtaaacacttatgcagttcagggtcgcagtgggtccggagcctacccgtaatcactggtcgcaaggcaagaacacaccctggagggagcggcacactcacacattctcacctatggacactgttgagttgccaatccatctaccaacatgtgattttgggctgtgggaggaaacctacgcggacacgtggagaacacaacaaactcctcacagacaatcacctagagctggacttgaacccacaacctccaggtccctggagctgtgtgactgaaacactacctgctgcaccatcataTAACGGATATTATATTTAGCTATTAGGGGTGACCCGGTGGCACAACATGTAGTGGTGGTTTCACAAAtgtccagggtcctggggttgtggtttcaaaccttatcttgggtcactgtctataagtttagtgtgttcttgtgtgggtgcttcagtttcctcccacagtccaaaaacccatgcAGGTAGATTGGCTGTTTTAAGGTGTCCATAGGATTGTGTGTAAGGATGAATGTGTTGTGCCCTGAAATAAACTGGCGACCCATCTACGGTGTGTCCCTTCCTTGTGCCCAATTATTCTGGGTGGGATCCAGACCCATTGTAACACTGAACAGGACAACATAGTTACAGAAAATTCAATTGAATATTTAGTTATTGAGGATTCAGTGTAATTGTCAGTTAAATTTGCATTCTGCTTTATTAATTGACACAGAAGAATTAATAAATTGGTCTTagcatgcatttttatttacaaatgatGATCCTTGACATTTGCAAAGTAAGGTATAATGCCATTTTCTGATTCGTCATAGGCAGGAAATCTTCAGAAATGTGCTAGAGGTGTGCTGACTGCTAGAAGGTTTATCAACAGTAGAAATAAATTCAATAATGATAAGGACTCagccctgcctctctctctctcactctctctgtttgtttgcttACTGTACTTGgtcaaacttcagccacataagAAACAGAAGTCAGGGGCACACCTCAGTTGAACCAACAGTAGTGTTGGAAACGAAGCTTACAAAAATCCACTACACCCTAGAGTTAGGCCCCAcagcttttgaaaatgaacTGGGCTTTCCTTCAGGGTCTTGTCAGCGGTGTCAACAAATATTCAACAGCTTTTGGACGCATCTGGCTGTCGGTTGTCTTCATCTTCCGTCTGATGGTGCTGCTAGTGGCAGCAGAAAAGGTGTGGGGTGATGAACAGAAGGATTTTGACTGCAACACCAGGGAGCCTGGCTGCCACAATGTCTGCTATGATCATTTTTTCCCTGTGTCCCACTCTCGGCTGTGGGCTCTCCAGCTCATATTCGTCACCTGCCCCTCTCTCTTGGTGGTCCTGCATGTGGCATATagggaagacagagagaggaaacaccAGCTGAAATATGGTGCGGACTGCCCTCACCTCTACCAAGACGCCAATAAGAAACAAGGAGGACTTTGGTGGACATATCTCTTCAGCCTTGTATTCAAGTTGTCTGTGGATGCCATATTCATCTTCCTTGTCTTCTACATCTATGAGGCAAATTTCTTTCCTCTGCTGGTCAGATGTAATGTGCCCCCCTGCCCACAGACGACAGACTGCTACATTGGTCGGCCAACCGAGAAGCGCATCTTCACTGTCTTCCTGGTGGTAGTCAGCTTGGTCTGCATCTTCCTGACCCTTTGTGAGATGCTGTACCTCATCTGTAAGCGCTGCCGCGAATGTGCTCTCTCACACAAGGTCAGGAAACCAGAGTGCCAGATCCAAAGTATCTCTTCTCTGGCCAAAAAACATAACCAGGATAACATGCAGGAGAAGGATCTGCTGGACAAAGCTAATGGTCATTCTCTGACTGAGGATATCAGTGCTCCTGCTTATAGCTTGGCCTTCTCCTGAACTTCATGCAAAAGATTTCAGAAGAGTTCAGGAGAGGTGTCTGAAACATCTTAAATTTACAGATGTTCTTGGAtagaaatatttgtttattattttttgtttgggtttttttttatgtggcaAATAATATTTGGGTTAAAGTCATTCTTTATAATTAGTCGAATCAAACGCAGTCAAAATGTTGAAATTTTATAGTAATGAagtttaatgtaaataaaaatgcagtgttttgtatattttattatttatggtAAACTGCAATAACACTAAGTCATTACATGAAATTATAAAATTACTATATgtacttatttatatatatatatatataaaagattgCACATTTTACTGTTTATGAACCAAAAATCCTCATGATCAATCAGTTTCTGGGGTAGGTACATTTCGCAATGTAGATGTGTTATTAGGTTTGTTTTACTGACATAGACtctaataaaacaattaattacatgatca encodes:
- the zgc:91944 gene encoding homeobox-containing protein 1 isoform X3; the protein is MRQWSLAAVAPRAEPLPSGRPSPQLSDARMECCDVEPRYTIEQIDLLQRLRLSGLTKPQIIQALESLERLDPDHRATCCDNHSAPPTAPTSAAPAAPSSSSSSSSLTSATTQTPVLDAALSPSNSYDASPPPLYPPSGVQRSFSYDMAEEDWDLEEKVEEYMRRDSNLVKEEIKAFLNNRRISQAIVGQVTGISQSYISQWLLQQGLEMSDSKRRAFYRWYLLERNSPGATLSMRSLVKEEPDWRVAGSPGDRLAVGGPFRLRRGSRFTWRKECQSIMESFFIENQYPDEAKREEIANACNSVIQKPGCKLSEFERVTALKVYNWFANRRKEMKRRANIEAAILESHGIEVPSPSCHSNGEEVENQEFGDQVVSQRFSEQEELSQRKDPEPDGATLPVVEVVPLPSPPSQHMDQKLEESKREATDEE
- the zgc:91944 gene encoding homeobox-containing protein 1 isoform X2: MRQWSLAAVAPRAEPLPSGRPSPQLSDARMECCDVEPRYTIEQIDLLQRLRLSGLTKPQIIQALESLERLDPDHRATCCDNHSAPPTAPTSAAPAAPSSSSSSSSLTSATTQTPVLDAALSPSNSYDASPPPLYPPSGVQRSFSYDMAEEDWDLEEKVEEYMRRDSNLVKEEIKAFLNNRRISQAIVGQVTGISQSYISQWLLQQGLEMSDSKRRAFYRWYLLERNSPGFRWSENQHAQGPRSRTDTPWSRQRELLMHLLPWYSTHQSQPGATLSMRSLVKEEPDWRVAGSPGDRLAVGGPFRLRRGSRFTWRKECQSIMESFFIENQYPDEAKREEIANACNSVIQKPGCKLSEFERVTALKVYNWFANRRKEMKRRANIEAAILESHGIEVPSPSCHSNGEEVENQEFGDQVVSQRFSEQSSLKERTLSQMEPHCLLWK
- the LOC136699868 gene encoding gap junction beta-4 protein-like yields the protein MNWAFLQGLVSGVNKYSTAFGRIWLSVVFIFRLMVLLVAAEKVWGDEQKDFDCNTREPGCHNVCYDHFFPVSHSRLWALQLIFVTCPSLLVVLHVAYREDRERKHQLKYGADCPHLYQDANKKQGGLWWTYLFSLVFKLSVDAIFIFLVFYIYEANFFPLLVRCNVPPCPQTTDCYIGRPTEKRIFTVFLVVVSLVCIFLTLCEMLYLICKRCRECALSHKVRKPECQIQSISSLAKKHNQDNMQEKDLLDKANGHSLTEDISAPAYSLAFS